One genomic window of Mauremys mutica isolate MM-2020 ecotype Southern chromosome 5, ASM2049712v1, whole genome shotgun sequence includes the following:
- the GPRIN3 gene encoding G protein-regulated inducer of neurite outgrowth 3: MGTVPDPLRSAKLLLVATSEERDCLGDPQSTKHQHKQASLERSSNGISYTQAESAGVCLFDLNCTVVSDIQRDEHLCGDDTSQPDMFLPGSFSQAEEVPPACTESARDSEQKVSSDSTVQTPIIARTCAAGHATDMMPATHNSNQLIQSDLPRIKSLAQVDDCAVKVCRMNDSAELQELKYPSPDNAIKGSESCHHSSQANTLQRIDMEKEKAVEINDPGFSLAATPVRDFEAIPDLGIRPQVYSEAEIRAANDVKSCPTFRTVLAQSNEALPPSSFEGTLPGCKAETEKTGPVLPQLSRFREASTMTVQPESTSLTREAVNRTWRDAEVQAVASMETKSASTSPSILAAFLKGNPPSEATEQLHFIYQSGGGQNQSELADDFASLQEPALCPGIVPEVCALTGVMDTGKAQPTKLQKHQGDPPDAICPVLSGSTTPACLCPQGAGNTQGILADGAETQVACLARDSTDISQLPSDAAVLLRAKPVYQITVNTSNQPAAPQESGDGEPHPSPFAAVPEASNNFPHQVSDSESNQSPGHSRVPHGTEQTETLCRAAGSSTDRKPSHFQSVDEVQISLANVKTEREPNKEEKLMLLDSKGGVNTSTGAAAGSMKVYAPGTVKTEQDKMLEETAQAKKSSSLSLQAGFTPELNMNSTHDPHRMKTPTAPPDQISKASETRKEPTAVPASAPLLPHLGEKKKKPTVATEAKVQVQQSKHIRDVVWDEQGMTWEVYGASLDPESLGIAIQNHLQRQIREHEKLIRAQSTQNRKSISSDTSSNKKLKGRQHNVFQSMLQNFRRPNCCIRPAPSSVLD, translated from the coding sequence ATGGGGACAGTACCAGATCCTCTGAGATCTGCCAAACTTTTGTTGGTTGCCACTTCTGAAGAGAGAGATTGCCTGGGAGATCCGCAATCCACTAAGCACCAGCACAAACAAGCAAGCCTAGAGAGGAGCAGTAATGGCATTTCTTACACCCAGGCTGAATCTGCTGGAGTTTGCTTGTTTGACCTGAACTGTACTGTAGTTTCCGACATTCAAAGGGATGAGCACCTCTGTGGGGATGATACTAGCCAGCCAGACATGTTTTTGCCTGGGTCCTTCAGCCAAGCTGAAGAAGTGCCTCCTGCATGTACAGAATCGGCCCGTGACTCTGAGCAAAAGGTCAGCAGTGACTCCACAGTGCAAACACCGATTATAGCAAGAACCTGTGCAGCTGGGCATGCAACAGATATGATGCCAGCTACCCACAATTCCAACCAGCTTATACAAAGTGACCTACCAAGGATAAAGTCACTGGCACAAGTTGATGATTGTGCAGTGAAGGTCTGTAGGATGAATGATTCGGCAGAACTTCAGGAATTAAAGTATCCTTCCCCAGACAacgctatcaagggtagtgagtCCTGTCACCATTCTTCTCAAGCAAATACCCTGCAAAGAATAGACatggaaaaagaaaaagcagTGGAAATAAATGACCCTGGCTTCTCTCTGGCAGCCACTCCAGTGAGGGACTTTGAAGCTATTCCTGATCTGGGGATCAGGCCGCAGGTTTATTCAGAAGCAGAGATAAGGGCTGCAAATGATGTGAAATCCTGTCCCACTTTTAGGACTGTGCTTGCACAGAGCAATGAGGCTTTGCCACCATCCAGCTTTGAGGGGACACTGCCCGGGTGCAAGGCAGAGACGGAGAAAACAGGACCAGTGCTGCCTCAGCTCTCCAGGTTCAGAGAAGCAAGTACAATGACAGTCCAGCCTGAGAGCACATCTTTAACTCGGGAGGCAGTAAACAGGACATGGCGTGATGCTGAGGTTCAGGCAGTGGCCAGTATGGAGACCAAATCCGCTTCCACCAGCCCAAGTATCCTTGCTGCATTCCTCAAGGGGAATCCTCCTTCGGAGGCAACTGAGCAATTGCACTTCATTTATCAGAGTGGTGGTGGGCAGAACCAGTCAGAACTTGCTGATGACTTTGCATCACTCCAAGAGCCAGCCTTGTGTCCGGGTATCGTACCAGAAGTGTGTGCTCTGACAGGGGTGATGGATACAGGGAAAGCTCAGCCTACCAAACTGCAAAAGCATCAAGGAGACCCACCTGACGCCATCTGTCCAGTGCTGTCAGGTAGCACAACACCTGCCTGTCTGTGCCCACAAGGAGCCGGGAACACCCAGGGAATACTTGCTGATGGGGCAGAAACACAAGTAGCCTGCTTGGCCAGAGACAGCACAGACATTTCTCAGCTGCCATCAGATGCTGCAGTCTTACTGAGGGCAAAACCTGTTTACCAGATTACGGTTAACACCAGTAATCAACCTGCAGCACCTCAGGAGTCTGGAGATGGTGAACCCCACCCGTCTCCATTTGCAGCAGTCCCAGAAGCCAGCAACAACTTTCCGCACCAAGTCAGTGATTCAGAAAGTAACCAGTCACCAGGACACAGTAGGGTACCCCATGGAACTGAGCAGACAGAGACCCTGTGCAGAGCAGCTGGTAGCAGCACTGACAGAAAGCCTTCGCACTTCCAAAGTGTTGATGAAGTGCAAATCAGTCTGGCTAATgtcaaaacagagagagagccaAACAAGGAAGAAAAGCTAATGCTGCTTGATTCTAAAGGAGGCGTTAACACCAGtactggagctgctgctggctctATGAAGGTGTATGCACCAGGCACAGTTAAAACGGAGCAGGATAAAATGTTGGAAGAAACTGCTCAGGCCAAGAAGTCTAGCAGCCTGAGTCTGCAAGCTGGATTTACACCTGAGTTGAATATGAATTCTACCCACGACCCCCATAGGATGAAGACCCCAACAGCTCCACCAGATCAAATTAGCAAGGCCAGTGAAACCAGGAAGGAACCAACAgctgttcctgcctctgctccactACTGCCACATCttggggaaaagaagaaaaagcccACGGTGGCCACGGAGGCAAAAGTACAGGTGCAGCAATCCAAGCACATCAGAGATGTTGTGTGGGATGAACAAGGCATGACATGGGAGGTATATGGTGCTTCACTAGACCCAGAGTCACTGGGGATCGCTATCCAAAATCACTTACAAAGACAAATACGAGAACATGAGAAACTGATCAGGGCACAAAGCACCCAGAACCGGAAATCGATTTCCTCAGATACATCTTCAAATAAGAAACTTAAAGGGAGGCAGCATAATGTGTTCCAGTCCATGCTGCAGAACTTTAGGCGACCTAACTGCTGTATCCGACCTGCTCCTTCTTCTGTGTTAGACTGA